A single window of Arvicanthis niloticus isolate mArvNil1 chromosome 20, mArvNil1.pat.X, whole genome shotgun sequence DNA harbors:
- the Tcf19 gene encoding transcription factor 19, which produces MLPCFQLLRIGGGRGGDLYTFHPPSKSGCTYRLGCRADLCDVALRPQQEPGLISGVHAELHAELQGDDWRVSLEDHSSQGTLVNNVRLPRGHRLELSDGDLLTFGPQGQAGTSSSEFYFMFQQVRVKPQDFAAITVPRSKGEAGGSFQPMVPPRGAPQRPLSTLSSAPKATLILNSIGSLSKLQPQPLTFSRGGRRPQGLAAPTQPGDVGASPAPPTRNRRKSAHKVLAELDDESEVTPGPLSVLMEPRKKLRVEKATLISSGE; this is translated from the exons ATGCTGCCCTGCTTCCAGCTGCTGCGCATAGGGGGCGGCAGGGGCGGTGACCTCTACACCTTCCACCCCCCATCCAAGTCTGGCTGCACCTATCGGTTGGGCTGCAGGGCCGACCTGTGTGATGTGGCCCTGCGGCCCCAGCAGGAGCCCGGCCTCATCTCAGGGGTTCATGCAGAGCTGCATGCTGAACTCCAAGGGGACGACTGGAGGGTCAGCCTGGAGGATCACAGCAGCCAAG GGACTTTGGTCAATAATGTCCGACTCCCAAGAGGCCACAGACTGGAGTTGAGTGATGGTGACCTTCTGACATTTGGCCCCCAAGGGCAAGCAGGAACCAGCTCCTCAGAGTTCTACTTCATGTTCCAACAAGTCCGGGTCAAACCTCAGGACTTTGCTGCCATAACCGTTCCTCGGTCCAAGGGAGAAGCTGGGGGCAGTTTCCAGCCTATGGTGCCCCCACGAGGGGCACCTCAAAGGCCACTCAGCACCCTCTCCTCTGCCCCCAAGGCCACACTGATTCTCAATTCCATCGGCAGCCTCAGCaagctccagccccagcctctTACCTTCTCCCGTGGTGGCCGCAGACCACAGGGCTTGGCTGCTCCCACTCAGCCTGGGGACGTGGGAGCTTCGCCTGCCCCACCCACAAGAAACCGGAGGAAATCAGCTCATAAAGTGTTGGCAGAACTGGATGATGAGAGCGAGGTTACCCCGGGCCCCCTATCAGTCCTGATGGAACCCAGGAAGAAGCTCCGTGTGGAGAAAGCCACTCTGATATCCAGTGG GGAATGA
- the Pou5f1 gene encoding POU domain, class 5, transcription factor 1 produces MAGHLASDFAFSPPPGGGDGSAGLEPGWVDPRTWLSFQGPPSGPGIGPGSEVLGISPCAPAYEFCGGMAYCGPQVGLGLVPQAGVETLQPEGQAGARVESNSEETSSESCAASPSAVKMEKVEPSPEESQDMKALQKELEQFAKLLKQKRITLGYTQADVGLTLGVLFGKVFSQTTICRFEALQLSLKNMCKLRPLLEKWVEEADNNENLQEICKSETLVQARKRKRTSIENRVRWNLENMFQKCPKPSLQQITAMAKQLGLEKDVVRVWFCNRRQKGKRSSTEYSQREEYEATGTPFPGGPVSFPLPPGPHFGAPGYGSPHFTTLYSVPFPEGEAFPSVPVTTLGSPMHSN; encoded by the exons ATGGCTGGACACCTGGCTTCAGACTTCGCCTTCTCACCCCCACCAGGTGGGGGTGATGGGTCAGCAGGGTTGGAGCCGGGCTGGGTGGACCCTCGAACCTGGCTAAGTTTCCAAGGGCCTCCAAGTGGGCCTGGAATCGGACCAGGCTCAGAGGTATTGGGGATCTCCCCATGTGCCCCAGCATATGAGTTCTGTGGAGGGATGGCATACTGTGGACCTCAGGTTGGACTGGGCCTAGTCCCCCAAGCTGGCGTGGAGACTTTGCAGCCTGAGGGCCAGGCAGGAGCACGAGTGGAGAGCAACTCAGAGGAAACCTCCTCTGAGTCCTGTGCCGCCAGCCCCAGTGCTGTGAAGATGGAGAAAGTGGAACCAAGTCCCGAGGAG TCCCAGGACATGAAAGCCCTGCAGAAGGAGTTAGAGCAATTTGCCAAGCTGCTGAAGCAGAAGAGGATCACTTTGGGGTACACCCAGGCCGACGTGGGGCTCACCCTGGGCGTTCTCTTTG GAAAGGTGTTCAGCCAGACAACCATCTGCCGCTTTGAAGCTCTGCAGCTCAGCCTTAAGAACATGTGTAAGCTGCGCCCCCTGCTGGAGAAGTGGGTGGAGGAAGCCGACAACAATGAGAACCTTCAGGAG ATATGCAAATCAGAGACCCTGGTACAGGCCCGTAAGAGAAAGCGGACAAGCATTGAGAACCGTGTGAGGTGGAACCTGGAGAACATGTTTCAGAAGTGTCCGAAGCCCTCCCTGCAGCAGATCACTGCCATGGCCAAGCAGCTTGGACTGGAGAAGGAT GTGGTTCGAGTGTGGTTCTGTAACCGGCGCCAGAAGGGCAAAAGATCAAGCACTGAGTATTCTCAACGAGAAGAGTATGAGGCTACAGGAACGCCTTTCCCGGGGGGGCCTGTATCCTTTCCTCTGCCCCCAGGCCCCCATTTTGGTGCCCCAGGCTATGGGAGCCCCCACTTCACCACACTCTACTCCGTCCCTTTTCCTGAGGGTGAGGCCTTTCCCTCTGTTCCCGTCACTACTCTGGGTTCTCCCATGCATTCAAACTGA